A stretch of DNA from Streptomyces sp. NBC_01197:
CGCCCAGCAGGCCGACTCCCTGGCCGGACAGGCCCAGTACCTGGCCGAGCAGGACGTACGGACCTACGGGACCCGGCCCGGCGGGGACCCGGGCGGCGCGCTGCTCGGCGGCATCGTCATCGGCGGGCCGCTCGGGGCGGGCGGCGCCCCGGTCCGCTTCGGCGGCGCCGGGACCCGAGGCCGGATGGGTGGCGACAGGTGATCAGGCGCGTATCTCGCCGCTCTTCACAGCGGAGACGAATGAAGCCCAGCCGCCCACGGCGAACGCGAGCACCTGTCCGTCCGGGTTCTTGCTGTCCCGGACCGGCACGACGGTGGCGCAGCCGTCGCCCACCTCGATGCAATCGCCTCCGGTCGAGTTGCTGTAACTGCTCTTACGCCACTTGGTGATGCTCAGATCGAGGGATCGCACGGCACTTCCTCCAACATGCGCAGGACGAACTTCCGCGACTCGGCCGGGGACAGCGTCAGGTCGCGCATTGCATCGTACGCACGTTGCAGGTGCTCAACCGGTCCGCATTCTTCGATGAGTTCGCCCCGATAGGCGTTTTCGACATAGGCCACGGTTCGCGAGTCCGGCAGTCGCAGGAACTTCACGGCGGTGCTGTCCAAGCCATGCATACCTGCACTGAAAGGCAGCACATGAAGCGTGATGTTCGGGCGCTCCATCACCTCGACCAAGTACTCCAACTGCTCTCTCCATGCGTTCACATCGCTCGGGGCGGTCCGCAGCACCACCTCGGACACGATGACGCGAAACGGAGGCGCACCCGGCCCTTCCAGCAGTTCCCGCCGCCCCATCCGCGCTTCCACCTGCTGCTTCAGCTCAGGCTCCTGAATCCCGCCCGCTGCCAGAATCGCCCGCGCATACCCGGGAGTCTGAAGCAGACCGGGCAGCACGCTCACCGCGAAGTGCCAGAGGCTGACCGCATCAGCCTCCAGGGTCATATACCTCCGGTACCGCTCCCGGAACTGCGTACGGTCCCCCGTGGCCAGCTCCCACAGAACGAGCAACAACCCTTGCGTACCGAAGTAATGGTCCAACGCCTGGACCACCTCAGGCCCGCCCAGCGTCTCCCCCTTCTCCATCTTCCCGAAGAGCGAGTGGTCCCAGCCCAGCCGCTCGCCGAGCTGCCGCAGATTGACGCCCCGCTCGGCGCGCAGTTTCCGTAACTCCTCCGCGAACCGCTGGCGCGGCTCCTGGCTGCGGCTGGTGACAAGGCGTCGCTGCGGCATGGCGCTCCTTCCGGGGCGCCCGTCCCACTCGGACGGTTCTTTCCGTAACGCCCCCACTACGCACCGTAATTCATGGCAGATGAGCCCGTCAGCGGAACCGCACAGCGAAGGCGATGAGCAGCAGCACACCCACCGCTATGCACGCGCCCCCGGCGACCGCCCACACCGCCCTCAGCCGGGGCTGACCCCGCCACCAAGCCTGCACCGTGGCCGTACTCCACGCCCACACCACGCACAGCAGCGAGGCCATCACCGCGCCCAGTACGCACACCCCGTTCCATCCCGCGTGCGAGTGAGCCGCGCCGACCAGGGCCGAGCCGAGCGCGCCGCCGACGAAGTAGCACGTCATGTACGCGGAGGTGATGCGGCCACGGGAATCCGGCCGCAGGGCGTAGATCAGCGACTGGTTGGTGATGTGTACGCCCTGGTGTGCCAGGTCGAGCAGCACGATCCCGGCGATCAGCGCGGCCAGGCTGTGCGCTCCCAGGGCCAGCAGCCCCCAGGAGCCGAGCAGCAGCAGCGCGCTCGTCACCGTGGTCAGGGTGGTACGTCCGCGGTCGGCCAGCCGGCCGGCCAGCTG
This window harbors:
- a CDS encoding DUF397 domain-containing protein, which translates into the protein MRSLDLSITKWRKSSYSNSTGGDCIEVGDGCATVVPVRDSKNPDGQVLAFAVGGWASFVSAVKSGEIRA
- a CDS encoding helix-turn-helix domain-containing protein — protein: MPQRRLVTSRSQEPRQRFAEELRKLRAERGVNLRQLGERLGWDHSLFGKMEKGETLGGPEVVQALDHYFGTQGLLLVLWELATGDRTQFRERYRRYMTLEADAVSLWHFAVSVLPGLLQTPGYARAILAAGGIQEPELKQQVEARMGRRELLEGPGAPPFRVIVSEVVLRTAPSDVNAWREQLEYLVEVMERPNITLHVLPFSAGMHGLDSTAVKFLRLPDSRTVAYVENAYRGELIEECGPVEHLQRAYDAMRDLTLSPAESRKFVLRMLEEVPCDPSI